Proteins encoded together in one Agromyces sp. 3263 window:
- a CDS encoding serine hydrolase translates to MRRRGTMAFGALVATAAVLLSGCTMGAAAPSATPLSTDRPGYGNPPADALAEVTDERVKAAIDAIPGRIDELLETSGVPGLAIAVVYDGETAYADGFGVRNLDTEEPVDTDTVFQIASMSKSVGATVVAHEVAEGVVSWDTPVVEHLPEFALADPWVTEHVTIGDLYAHRSGLYKHAGDELEDLGYDRAEVLQRLRYTPLSPFRSTYAYGNYDITAAAQSVANAAGADWADLSEQVLYEPLGMSATSSRFDDFMASKDRADGHILDGDEWIVTPSQRQPDAQSPAGGVSSSISDMATWLSMVLAASGPDAAANEVLTPEALLPAITAQSVAGPAQLGYQRSGFYGHGFNVGTTAGGLASVSHSGAFALGTGTTFSSLPEAGLGVVVLTNGSANGLAESVAADFMDLAQFGEIRQDWWQLYSGQLGPLGDPVGELVGQSPPADAAPARPLADYAGDYANEYFGTARVSVVGDSLELTVGPGTVVWPLEHWDGDVFVFEPFSENAPLGSVSQATFDGGNLVIELLDEHQLGTFTRAG, encoded by the coding sequence ATGCGACGCAGGGGAACGATGGCGTTCGGGGCGCTCGTCGCGACGGCGGCGGTGCTGCTCAGCGGGTGCACCATGGGTGCCGCCGCCCCATCGGCGACGCCGCTCTCGACCGATCGGCCGGGCTACGGAAACCCGCCGGCCGACGCGCTCGCCGAGGTGACCGACGAACGGGTGAAGGCCGCGATCGACGCGATCCCCGGCCGCATCGACGAGCTGTTGGAGACGTCGGGCGTTCCGGGGCTCGCGATCGCGGTCGTGTACGACGGCGAGACGGCCTACGCCGACGGATTCGGCGTGCGCAACCTCGACACGGAGGAGCCCGTCGACACCGACACCGTGTTCCAGATCGCCTCCATGTCGAAGTCGGTGGGTGCCACGGTGGTCGCGCACGAGGTGGCGGAGGGGGTCGTCTCGTGGGACACGCCGGTCGTCGAGCACCTGCCCGAGTTCGCGCTCGCCGATCCATGGGTCACCGAGCACGTCACGATCGGCGACCTCTACGCCCACCGTTCCGGGCTCTACAAGCACGCGGGCGACGAGCTCGAGGACCTCGGGTACGACCGGGCCGAGGTGCTCCAGCGCCTGCGCTACACCCCGTTGTCGCCGTTCCGTTCGACCTACGCCTACGGGAACTACGACATCACCGCCGCGGCCCAGTCCGTCGCGAACGCGGCGGGCGCCGACTGGGCCGACCTCTCCGAGCAGGTGCTCTACGAGCCGCTCGGCATGTCGGCGACGAGCTCGCGGTTCGACGACTTCATGGCGAGCAAGGATCGCGCGGACGGCCACATCCTCGACGGCGACGAGTGGATCGTGACCCCGAGCCAGCGCCAGCCCGACGCGCAGTCGCCCGCGGGCGGCGTGAGCTCGAGCATCTCGGACATGGCGACGTGGCTGTCGATGGTGCTCGCCGCATCGGGTCCGGATGCCGCGGCGAACGAGGTGCTGACGCCCGAGGCGCTCCTGCCGGCCATCACGGCGCAGTCGGTCGCGGGACCGGCGCAACTCGGCTACCAGCGCTCGGGCTTCTACGGGCACGGCTTCAACGTCGGCACGACCGCGGGAGGCCTCGCCTCGGTGAGCCACTCGGGTGCCTTCGCGCTCGGCACGGGCACCACGTTCAGCAGCCTCCCCGAGGCCGGCCTCGGGGTGGTGGTGCTCACGAACGGCTCGGCGAACGGCCTGGCGGAGTCGGTCGCGGCCGACTTCATGGATCTGGCCCAGTTCGGCGAGATCCGCCAGGACTGGTGGCAGCTCTACTCGGGGCAGCTCGGGCCGCTCGGCGACCCGGTGGGCGAGCTCGTCGGCCAGTCGCCGCCGGCGGATGCCGCGCCGGCCCGCCCGCTCGCCGACTACGCCGGCGACTACGCCAACGAGTACTTCGGCACCGCCCGCGTCTCCGTCGTCGGCGACTCGCTCGAGCTGACGGTCGGCCCCGGCACCGTGGTGTGGCCGCTCGAGCACTGGGACGGGGATGTCTTCGTGTTCGAGCCGTTCAGCGAGAACGCGCCGCTCGGCAGCGTGTCGCAGGCGACGTTCGACGGCGGGAACCTCGTGATCGAGCTGCTCGACGAGCACCAGCTGGGCACGTTCACACGCGCCGGGTGA
- a CDS encoding metal-dependent hydrolase, translated as MMGITHATSGAAAWVAITGTMPLIGLGVYPLDPVGVLAGAAVAAGAALLPDADHHSATISHSVPILGRLVTGTVETLSGGHRRGAHSAIAVLVVAAAAWALTLLTFATDDRDSIAIGAGIGTAVLTCFGIKARDYVRSWAAAWLLGALLGMFIVVVAPEQVAWFPLAVTIGFAAHLAGDFLTTGGIPGLLWPWVPRPPERLRPVPVLNRMWLPSGRVALPLLGDTGSLREAMLGTVLALYCVAGFAYEGLRLVGVDVAVGS; from the coding sequence ATGATGGGCATCACGCACGCCACGAGCGGCGCCGCGGCATGGGTCGCGATCACCGGAACGATGCCGCTGATCGGGCTCGGGGTCTATCCCCTCGACCCCGTGGGCGTGCTCGCCGGCGCCGCCGTGGCCGCCGGCGCGGCGCTCCTCCCCGACGCCGACCACCACAGCGCCACCATCTCGCACTCGGTGCCGATCCTCGGTCGCCTCGTGACCGGCACGGTCGAGACGCTCTCGGGCGGGCACCGCCGTGGCGCCCATTCCGCCATCGCCGTGCTCGTCGTGGCCGCCGCGGCCTGGGCGCTCACCCTCCTCACCTTCGCCACCGACGACCGTGACTCCATCGCGATCGGCGCCGGCATCGGGACCGCGGTGCTCACCTGCTTCGGCATCAAGGCCAGGGACTACGTGCGCAGCTGGGCGGCGGCGTGGCTGCTCGGCGCCCTGCTCGGCATGTTCATCGTCGTGGTCGCCCCCGAGCAGGTCGCGTGGTTCCCCCTCGCGGTCACGATCGGGTTCGCCGCGCACCTCGCCGGCGACTTCCTCACCACCGGCGGCATCCCCGGCCTGCTCTGGCCATGGGTGCCGCGGCCGCCCGAGCGGCTCCGGCCCGTGCCGGTGCTGAACCGCATGTGGCTGCCGAGCGGCCGCGTCGCGCTGCCGCTCCTCGGCGACACCGGATCCCTGCGCGAGGCCATGCTGGGCACGGTGCTCGCGCTCTACTGCGTCGCCGGCTTCGCCTATGAGGGACTGCGGCTGGTCGGCGTCGATGTCGCGGTCGGTTCCTGA
- a CDS encoding GNAT family N-acetyltransferase produces MTSASNAAIEIDVEPAASADDAALVTALADLINGVYVIAEAGLWVDGARRTDAREIAELIGQQELATARIAGEVVGVVRVHALDAGTAEFGMLAADPAHRGIGIGRALVSFAERWAEARGFGVLQLELLVPTSWQHPSKRFLADWYARIGYREVRRGPLRELYPELEPLLATPCVLVVSQKSLAVGGP; encoded by the coding sequence ATGACCTCCGCATCGAATGCCGCCATCGAGATCGATGTCGAGCCCGCGGCATCCGCCGACGACGCCGCCCTCGTCACGGCGTTGGCCGACCTCATCAACGGCGTGTACGTCATCGCCGAGGCCGGGCTCTGGGTCGACGGCGCGCGACGCACCGACGCCCGCGAGATCGCGGAGCTCATCGGGCAGCAGGAACTCGCCACCGCCCGCATCGCCGGCGAGGTGGTCGGCGTCGTGCGGGTGCACGCCCTCGACGCCGGCACGGCCGAGTTCGGGATGCTGGCCGCCGACCCTGCGCATCGGGGCATCGGCATCGGTCGCGCCCTGGTCTCGTTCGCCGAGCGCTGGGCGGAGGCACGGGGATTCGGCGTGCTGCAGCTCGAACTCCTGGTGCCGACGTCGTGGCAGCATCCCTCGAAGCGGTTCCTGGCGGACTGGTACGCGCGCATCGGGTACCGCGAGGTGCGACGCGGGCCCCTCCGCGAGCTCTATCCCGAGCTCGAGCCCCTGCTCGCCACGCCATGCGTGCTCGTGGTGTCGCAGAAGTCGCTCGCCGTCGGCGGTCCGTGA
- a CDS encoding 5'-3' exonuclease encodes MADRLMLLDTASLYFRAFYGVPDSLKRADGTPVNAVRGLLDIIARLVTEFEPTHLVACWDDDWRPHWRVELIPSYKAHRVAEIVPAGPDVEETPDPLEAQIPMIREILAALDLTVIGAPRHEADDVIGSLATQADMPVDVVTGDRDLFQLVDDARDVRVIYTARGMSKLEVLTDVTVVGKYGVLPSQYADFAVLRGDASDGLPGVAGIGEKTAASLLQQFGDLDSIVAAAGDPAVPLSATMRTRITGAADYLDVAPTVVEVVRNLEFEAFDARLHPLDAIEAAEVRRLGEEWNLGGSVQRVLQALGTE; translated from the coding sequence GTGGCCGACCGACTGATGCTCCTCGACACCGCTTCGCTGTACTTCCGCGCGTTCTACGGCGTTCCCGACTCGCTGAAGCGCGCCGATGGCACGCCCGTCAACGCGGTGCGCGGCCTGCTCGACATCATCGCGAGGCTCGTGACCGAGTTCGAGCCGACGCACCTCGTCGCCTGCTGGGACGACGACTGGCGCCCGCACTGGCGCGTGGAGCTCATCCCGAGCTACAAGGCCCACCGGGTCGCCGAGATCGTGCCCGCGGGTCCCGACGTGGAAGAGACGCCCGACCCCCTCGAGGCGCAGATCCCGATGATCCGCGAGATCCTCGCCGCCCTCGACCTCACCGTCATCGGCGCCCCGCGGCACGAGGCCGACGACGTCATCGGCAGCCTCGCGACGCAGGCCGACATGCCCGTCGACGTGGTCACCGGCGATCGCGACCTGTTCCAGCTCGTCGACGATGCCCGCGACGTTCGAGTGATCTACACGGCGCGGGGCATGAGCAAGCTCGAGGTCCTGACCGACGTGACCGTCGTCGGCAAGTACGGGGTGCTCCCGAGCCAGTACGCCGACTTCGCGGTGCTGCGCGGCGACGCGTCCGATGGCCTCCCGGGTGTCGCGGGCATCGGCGAGAAGACCGCGGCGAGCCTGCTGCAGCAGTTCGGCGACCTCGACTCGATCGTGGCCGCCGCGGGCGACCCAGCCGTGCCGTTGTCGGCGACGATGCGCACACGCATCACGGGTGCCGCCGACTACCTCGACGTCGCGCCCACCGTGGTCGAGGTCGTGCGCAACCTCGAGTTCGAGGCGTTCGACGCGCGGCTGCATCCGCTCGACGCCATCGAGGCTGCCGAAGTGCGACGTCTCGGCGAGGAGTGGAACCTGGGCGGCTCGGTGCAACGGGTTCTCCAGGCGCTCGGCACGGAGTAG
- a CDS encoding type II toxin-antitoxin system VapC family toxin: protein MARFIVDASAVLHLVADEFEGPGDHELLAPTLLRSQVLNALHEAVHRGELQEAEANARLARIAEIPIRLLGDAVLRRRAWKVADELGWASTYDAEYVALTILQGDALITLDEVLARQAERLVTIASIDELLTIGRASG, encoded by the coding sequence ATGGCGCGGTTCATCGTCGATGCGAGTGCGGTGCTCCATCTCGTCGCCGACGAGTTCGAGGGACCCGGCGACCACGAGCTCCTGGCGCCCACGCTGCTGCGTTCGCAGGTGCTGAACGCCCTGCACGAGGCGGTGCATCGAGGCGAGCTGCAGGAAGCCGAGGCGAACGCCCGGCTCGCGCGCATCGCCGAGATCCCGATCAGGCTGCTGGGCGACGCGGTGCTGCGGCGTCGTGCCTGGAAGGTCGCCGATGAGCTCGGCTGGGCCTCGACCTACGACGCGGAGTACGTCGCGCTGACGATCCTGCAGGGCGATGCGCTCATCACGCTCGACGAGGTGCTCGCCCGCCAGGCTGAGCGGCTCGTGACCATCGCGTCGATCGACGAACTCCTCACGATCGGGCGCGCGTCGGGCTGA
- a CDS encoding helix-turn-helix domain-containing protein — protein sequence MRSWVPVPGSTKALLVQEALTAFGARGYDAVGVTELAASAGVTIGSLYHHFGSKAGLYDVVRTDVERRVVDRMEGAAAVRGTAGPAGIATVLLVGYDYLVASGFARLLAEARPPEAGDSDPIADFFADTADLRPVPLGSLVLAAWRKALDEASARIAGGEDAAPVRAALIALLGGATPA from the coding sequence GTGCGCAGTTGGGTACCCGTTCCGGGGTCGACGAAGGCGCTCCTCGTGCAGGAGGCCCTCACGGCGTTCGGCGCGCGCGGATACGACGCGGTCGGCGTGACCGAGCTCGCGGCATCCGCCGGCGTCACGATCGGATCGCTCTACCACCACTTCGGCAGCAAAGCCGGGCTCTACGACGTCGTGCGCACCGACGTCGAGCGACGCGTCGTCGATCGTATGGAGGGCGCGGCCGCCGTGCGGGGCACGGCCGGGCCCGCCGGGATCGCAACCGTGCTGCTGGTGGGCTATGACTACCTCGTGGCGTCAGGGTTCGCTCGCCTCCTCGCGGAGGCGAGGCCTCCCGAGGCGGGCGACAGCGACCCGATCGCCGACTTCTTCGCCGACACCGCCGACCTCCGCCCCGTGCCACTCGGGTCGCTGGTGCTGGCGGCATGGCGGAAGGCGCTCGACGAGGCATCCGCTCGCATCGCCGGTGGGGAAGACGCGGCGCCGGTGCGCGCCGCCCTCATCGCCCTGCTGGGCGGCGCGACACCCGCTTGA
- a CDS encoding VOC family protein produces MQLRFLYVPVVDLPSAIDFYRDELGWSEAWREGDDTVAFAVPDSPVQVMVSTDPGSAGPMYEVDDLEAYLAAHPSVPRRGVPFEIPDGHVIELEGPGGNAFHVFDQADAASGA; encoded by the coding sequence ATGCAGTTGCGCTTCCTCTACGTGCCCGTCGTCGACCTGCCCTCGGCGATCGACTTCTACCGCGACGAACTCGGGTGGTCCGAGGCCTGGCGCGAGGGCGACGACACGGTTGCCTTCGCCGTGCCCGACTCGCCCGTGCAGGTCATGGTGTCCACCGATCCGGGCTCGGCCGGCCCGATGTACGAGGTCGATGATCTCGAGGCCTACCTCGCGGCCCACCCGTCGGTACCGCGCCGCGGCGTGCCGTTCGAGATTCCCGACGGCCACGTCATCGAGCTCGAGGGGCCGGGCGGCAACGCGTTCCACGTGTTCGACCAGGCGGACGCGGCATCCGGAGCATGA
- a CDS encoding AzlC family ABC transporter permease, translating into MTAERTPPTGWRAGVRIGIGLAIGAFALAVSFGAFAVTNGWPAWLAIVMSAVTFSGSAQFALVTAASGGGLAAGVGAAALINARFIPMGAASARSLHGGPVQRALEGQAVVDGSWVAAQNGDGTLDRGTLFGATLVQWPAWIAGTAIGALFAPSTEFMHDLGLDVIFPAFFLVLLLDALRDRPRMIPIALVAGVIGAVAALVVPAGVALLACALAALLAAARTTKAVDP; encoded by the coding sequence ATGACTGCCGAGAGGACGCCCCCGACCGGCTGGCGCGCCGGTGTGCGCATCGGCATCGGGCTGGCGATCGGGGCCTTCGCGCTCGCCGTGAGCTTCGGCGCCTTCGCCGTCACGAACGGCTGGCCGGCTTGGCTGGCCATCGTGATGTCGGCCGTCACGTTCTCTGGTTCCGCGCAGTTCGCGCTGGTCACCGCCGCCTCCGGCGGGGGCCTCGCGGCGGGTGTGGGTGCTGCGGCGCTCATCAACGCGCGGTTCATCCCCATGGGTGCTGCGTCGGCACGCTCGTTGCACGGCGGTCCCGTCCAGCGCGCGCTCGAAGGGCAGGCGGTCGTCGACGGGTCGTGGGTCGCGGCGCAGAACGGCGACGGCACCCTCGACCGCGGCACGCTGTTCGGGGCGACGCTGGTGCAGTGGCCGGCGTGGATCGCCGGCACCGCGATCGGCGCCCTCTTCGCGCCGTCGACCGAGTTCATGCACGATCTCGGCCTCGACGTCATCTTCCCCGCCTTCTTCCTCGTCCTGCTGCTCGACGCCCTGCGAGACCGGCCCCGCATGATCCCCATCGCCCTGGTCGCGGGCGTCATCGGCGCGGTGGCCGCGCTGGTGGTGCCCGCGGGGGTCGCGCTGCTCGCGTGCGCGCTCGCGGCGCTCCTGGCCGCAGCTCGCACCACGAAGGCCGTCGACCCGTGA
- a CDS encoding AzlD domain-containing protein, protein MTALVLAVIALAVINVVYKGIGPAVLGDRTFPPRIQSVVDALPAALLAGLIAVNLLGERWSSADATMVPGLAAAGIAWWLRMPQLTCVAVAIAVTILVRLI, encoded by the coding sequence GTGACGGCCCTCGTGCTCGCCGTGATCGCCCTGGCGGTGATCAACGTGGTCTACAAGGGGATCGGTCCGGCGGTGCTCGGCGACCGCACCTTCCCGCCGCGCATCCAGTCGGTCGTCGACGCGCTGCCCGCAGCGCTGCTGGCCGGGCTGATCGCGGTGAACCTCCTCGGCGAGCGATGGTCGTCGGCCGACGCCACGATGGTTCCGGGGCTCGCCGCCGCGGGCATCGCGTGGTGGCTGCGGATGCCGCAACTCACCTGTGTCGCGGTCGCGATCGCGGTGACGATCCTCGTACGACTCATCTGA
- a CDS encoding inositol monophosphatase family protein, which produces MTADLAEDLDLALALADLADAVSLARFRAVDLDVQTKPDRTPVTEADLAVERAIRDRLADARPGDGILGEEFGTEGDSTRQWIIDPIDGTANFLRGVPVWGTLIALAVDGVPVVGVASSPAMGRRWWAARGLGAWTSGSAAELGVSDGAADASSARVPGARRLRVSGVEHLSDASLSFQSLAQWRDAGYLDRLLALSERVWRDRAYGDLWSYMLLAEGLIDITGEFDVKPYDLAALVPIIEEAGGRFTSIDGEPGPWHGSSLATNGRLHEAVLAALAWPASPADGAGA; this is translated from the coding sequence GTGACCGCAGACCTCGCCGAAGACCTCGATCTCGCCCTCGCACTCGCCGATCTCGCCGACGCCGTGTCGCTCGCGCGCTTCCGTGCCGTCGACCTCGACGTGCAGACGAAGCCCGATCGCACGCCGGTCACCGAGGCTGACCTGGCGGTCGAGCGCGCGATCCGCGACCGGCTCGCCGATGCGCGGCCGGGCGACGGCATCCTCGGCGAGGAGTTCGGCACCGAGGGCGATTCGACGAGGCAGTGGATCATCGACCCCATCGACGGCACCGCGAACTTCCTGCGCGGCGTGCCCGTGTGGGGCACGCTCATCGCGCTCGCCGTCGACGGCGTGCCCGTGGTCGGGGTGGCGTCCTCCCCCGCCATGGGCCGGCGCTGGTGGGCGGCGCGCGGGCTCGGCGCGTGGACGAGCGGGTCGGCCGCTGAACTCGGCGTGAGCGATGGGGCGGCGGATGCGTCATCCGCTCGCGTGCCCGGTGCTCGGCGCCTGCGCGTCTCGGGCGTCGAGCATCTGTCGGATGCCTCGCTCAGCTTCCAGAGCCTCGCCCAGTGGCGCGACGCCGGATACCTCGACCGGCTGCTCGCGCTGTCGGAGCGGGTGTGGCGTGACCGCGCGTACGGCGACCTGTGGTCGTACATGCTCCTCGCGGAGGGGCTCATCGACATCACCGGGGAGTTCGACGTGAAGCCCTACGACCTCGCCGCGCTGGTGCCGATCATCGAGGAGGCCGGCGGCCGCTTCACCTCGATCGACGGCGAACCAGGCCCATGGCACGGCAGCTCCCTTGCGACGAACGGGCGGTTGCACGAGGCCGTGCTCGCTGCCCTGGCCTGGCCCGCTTCGCCCGCCGACGGAGCGGGGGCCTGA
- a CDS encoding LLM class F420-dependent oxidoreductase, translating to MEICIFTEPQQGASYDDQLAQASAAERLGFDGWFRSDHFLRMGAGDPLPGPTDAWTTLAGLARDTRHIRLGTLVSSATFRHPSLLAIQVAQVDAMSGGRVELGLGTGWFAEEHEAYGIPFPAKRFGLFEEQLEIVTGLWSTPVGETFEFAGEHYRLEGAPALPKPVQSPVPVIVGGAGPKRTPALAARFATEFNIGFRSEDVIAETFDGVRRACEQVGRDSESLRTSVALPTIVATNDADYLRRLAAIDADPDTFAEVNIAGTPDAAVEKILRLRELGADRVYLQLVDLRDLDHLELVAAEVLPHVR from the coding sequence ATGGAGATCTGCATCTTCACCGAGCCCCAGCAGGGCGCGAGCTACGACGACCAGCTGGCGCAGGCGAGCGCGGCCGAGCGACTGGGCTTCGACGGCTGGTTCCGCTCCGACCACTTCCTCCGCATGGGCGCCGGCGATCCGCTGCCGGGTCCGACGGATGCCTGGACCACCCTTGCGGGCCTCGCACGCGACACCCGCCACATCCGGCTGGGCACGCTCGTCTCCTCGGCGACGTTCCGGCACCCGTCGCTGCTCGCGATCCAGGTCGCCCAGGTCGACGCCATGTCAGGCGGCCGCGTCGAGCTCGGACTCGGCACCGGATGGTTCGCCGAGGAGCACGAGGCGTACGGCATCCCGTTCCCGGCGAAGCGCTTCGGCCTGTTCGAGGAGCAGCTCGAGATCGTCACCGGGCTCTGGTCCACGCCGGTCGGCGAGACCTTCGAGTTCGCCGGCGAGCACTACCGGCTCGAAGGGGCGCCCGCGCTGCCGAAGCCGGTGCAATCGCCGGTGCCGGTCATCGTCGGCGGAGCGGGCCCGAAGCGCACGCCGGCGCTCGCCGCCCGCTTCGCCACGGAGTTCAACATCGGGTTCCGCTCCGAGGACGTGATCGCCGAGACGTTCGACGGCGTCCGCCGCGCGTGCGAGCAGGTCGGACGCGACTCGGAGAGCCTGCGCACCTCGGTGGCACTGCCCACGATCGTCGCGACGAACGATGCGGACTACCTGCGCCGGCTCGCGGCGATCGACGCGGACCCCGACACGTTCGCCGAGGTCAACATCGCAGGAACCCCCGATGCCGCCGTGGAGAAGATCCTGCGGCTGCGCGAGCTCGGCGCCGACCGCGTGTACCTGCAGCTCGTCGACCTGCGCGACCTCGACCACCTCGAGCTCGTCGCCGCCGAGGTCCTGCCACATGTCAGGTGA
- a CDS encoding septum formation family protein has translation MSGDRRRPARPTRNRRGALGGAAATCAALALVLTACAPASEQTGWTDAATARPTASPAPPDGAAASQSASPGAAAGAPVAAPRYLPAVGECLDARKDAAAGPESVVPCSEPHDDEVYAGFELPPGDPPGPAGQQQADDGCLARFDDFIGIPAADSMLGWYSFAPRESDWAAGDRRVACAVWHPTDLVTGSLEGVAY, from the coding sequence ATGTCAGGTGACCGTCGGCGCCCCGCTCGACCCACCCGCAACCGCCGGGGCGCCCTAGGTGGTGCTGCAGCGACGTGCGCGGCGCTCGCGCTGGTGCTCACGGCGTGCGCGCCGGCGAGCGAGCAGACCGGGTGGACGGATGCCGCGACGGCCCGCCCGACCGCATCTCCAGCCCCACCCGACGGCGCCGCCGCATCCCAGTCCGCCTCGCCGGGGGCTGCCGCAGGCGCTCCCGTCGCGGCTCCTCGGTACCTCCCCGCGGTCGGCGAGTGCCTCGACGCGCGCAAGGACGCGGCCGCCGGTCCCGAGTCCGTCGTGCCGTGCTCCGAGCCGCACGACGACGAGGTGTACGCGGGCTTCGAGCTGCCGCCCGGTGATCCGCCGGGGCCGGCCGGGCAGCAGCAGGCCGATGACGGATGCCTCGCCCGGTTCGACGACTTCATCGGCATCCCGGCAGCGGACTCCATGCTCGGCTGGTACTCGTTCGCGCCGCGCGAGTCGGACTGGGCGGCCGGCGACCGCCGCGTGGCCTGTGCGGTGTGGCATCCGACCGACCTCGTGACCGGATCGCTGGAGGGCGTCGCGTACTGA
- a CDS encoding DNA polymerase IV, protein MLHVDLDQFIAAVEVLRHPELAGKPVIVGGRGDPTERAVVSTASYEAREFGVGSGMPLRIAARKAPDAIILPVDADAYTAASAEVMATLREQPGATVQVLGWDEAFLGVRTDDPEAYARAVQRAVLDRTALHCSVGIGDTLVRAKVATGFGKPRGVFRLTAANWLDVMGHRPTRDLWGVGSKVSQRLAAHGITTVAELAAAGPDVLVPEFGPRMGPWYGLLGRGEGAREVDDTPWVARGHSRETTFQEDLIAPAQVDEAVRELVADVLKDVAAEGRPVVGLTLKIRYAPFITKTTGKKIPETSDPEVVLAGALELADRIEPGRPIRLLGFRAEMAMPADARDGHTPTRSGW, encoded by the coding sequence GTGCTGCATGTCGATCTCGACCAGTTCATCGCGGCGGTCGAGGTGCTGCGGCATCCCGAACTCGCGGGCAAGCCGGTCATCGTGGGCGGCCGCGGGGATCCGACCGAGCGCGCAGTCGTCTCGACGGCGTCGTACGAGGCACGCGAGTTCGGCGTCGGCTCGGGGATGCCGCTGCGGATCGCCGCGCGCAAGGCGCCCGACGCGATCATCCTGCCCGTGGACGCCGACGCGTACACCGCGGCATCCGCCGAGGTCATGGCGACGCTTCGGGAACAACCGGGCGCGACCGTGCAGGTGCTCGGCTGGGACGAGGCGTTCCTCGGCGTGCGCACCGACGACCCCGAGGCCTACGCGCGGGCGGTCCAGCGCGCCGTGCTCGATCGCACCGCCCTGCACTGCAGCGTGGGGATCGGCGACACCCTCGTGCGGGCGAAGGTCGCGACTGGGTTCGGCAAGCCGCGAGGGGTCTTCCGACTGACAGCGGCCAACTGGCTCGACGTCATGGGCCACCGACCGACCCGGGACCTGTGGGGCGTCGGCTCGAAGGTGTCGCAGCGCCTGGCGGCGCACGGGATCACCACGGTCGCCGAGCTGGCCGCCGCGGGGCCAGACGTGCTCGTGCCTGAGTTCGGACCGCGGATGGGTCCCTGGTACGGCCTGCTCGGACGCGGCGAGGGCGCGCGTGAGGTCGACGACACGCCGTGGGTGGCGCGTGGGCACAGCCGGGAGACGACGTTCCAGGAGGACCTCATCGCACCGGCGCAGGTCGACGAGGCGGTGCGTGAGCTCGTGGCCGACGTGCTGAAGGACGTCGCGGCCGAAGGTCGCCCCGTGGTCGGGCTCACGCTGAAGATCCGCTATGCGCCGTTCATCACCAAGACGACCGGGAAGAAGATCCCTGAGACGTCGGACCCCGAGGTGGTGCTCGCCGGCGCGCTCGAGCTCGCCGACCGCATCGAGCCCGGCCGCCCCATCCGGCTGCTGGGGTTCCGAGCCGAGATGGCCATGCCCGCGGATGCGCGAGACGGCCACACGCCCACCCGCAGCGGCTGGTGA
- a CDS encoding SIMPL domain-containing protein: MPTTIAVTGRAEERIAPELAAVSLSVGGSGAARDDVAARTGRAHERLLAEVRQLEASGSLDTWSAGQLRVWSYRPWNNEGKQLPVVHQASADVEVVFTDLDRLGAWVGEVATGDELAVGGIDWRLTDATRRRVQEAAQRAAVADAVAKAQVYASALGLGTPAPVELADHGMLSAQPMPAAPKAMMMRTAADLSGPPAPEFAPAELVIEASVDARFTADPA, translated from the coding sequence ATGCCGACCACGATCGCCGTCACCGGCCGCGCAGAAGAGCGCATCGCCCCCGAGCTCGCCGCCGTCTCCCTGTCGGTGGGCGGCTCAGGCGCGGCGCGCGACGACGTGGCCGCACGCACGGGCCGCGCGCACGAACGGCTGCTGGCCGAGGTGCGACAGCTCGAGGCATCCGGTTCCCTCGACACGTGGTCGGCGGGCCAGCTCCGGGTGTGGTCCTACCGTCCGTGGAACAACGAGGGCAAGCAGCTCCCGGTCGTGCACCAGGCCAGCGCCGACGTCGAGGTCGTGTTCACCGACCTCGACCGACTCGGCGCGTGGGTCGGCGAGGTCGCCACCGGCGACGAGCTCGCCGTCGGGGGCATCGACTGGCGGTTGACGGATGCCACGCGCCGGCGCGTGCAGGAGGCCGCCCAGCGTGCGGCCGTCGCCGATGCCGTCGCGAAGGCGCAGGTCTACGCGTCGGCGCTCGGACTCGGCACGCCCGCTCCCGTTGAGCTCGCCGACCACGGCATGCTGAGCGCGCAGCCGATGCCCGCCGCGCCCAAGGCGATGATGATGCGCACGGCGGCCGATCTCAGCGGGCCGCCCGCGCCCGAGTTCGCGCCTGCCGAGCTCGTCATCGAGGCGTCGGTCGACGCACGCTTCACGGCCGATCCCGCCTGA